The Candidatus Afararchaeum irisae genome segment CCAATCATATTGCCCTCTCGAGGCAATGACCAGGGTTCAAATCCCTGACGGAGCACTGGAGCGAGCGAATTTTATGAGTAAGTGAAGCGCGGACGGATGGGATTTGAACAGAGAAGGAACTGACCGTGTTCAAATCCCTGACGTTCGCAAATCTTTGATTTGCGAGCCAGCGAAATCTACGATTTCGCGACGGAGCAAAAACCAGAGGTTTTTGATAACCCGCGAGATCGTAGATCTCGGGACGGGAGCAAATTTCTCTGAAATTTGCATGGAACAGCCGTATATCATCCAACTCCACACTAACCCTCTAAATATGTCTTATCCGTAACCTCGTGGCTCCACTCCAAGAGCTGTCTTGCGTTCTCGTCTCTACGCGCTTCACGTGAGGGCTTCGACGGCTTTCTGTTTTTGAAGTAATAGCCGTCGGGAACGTCTTCCTTCGCCCCGAGATACACGAGGTTTGAGGCTGCCTCCTCCGGAGAGTCGAAGAGGGGGGACAGTATCTTAGCACCTCTTTGGAGGACTGAGGGAAACGACCTCCAGAGACCGCTTCCGAGGACTACACCGGGATGGACTGAGTAGACTCCCACCTCGGTACGGTCGTCGAGAAATCTCGTGAATAGGACGTTTGCGAGTTTCGAGCGGCAGTACGCCGACCATCCCGTTTCGGAGGACTCGAACTTAGGGGTGTCGAGAGCCGCGCCCCTGTGTGCCTCCGACGCCGTGTTGACTATACGTCCGTTTATTAC includes the following:
- a CDS encoding SDR family NAD(P)-dependent oxidoreductase yields the protein MVVNESKPEEIAQVKTSLSDKTAVVTGSTSGIGRETALSLGRLGADVVVHGRNTEKGREVVESVGALDNGASAEFVGADFAEISEVESFAERLSEYGAVDILVNNAGGYFRDGETVDWRGTQVSRTVAVNHLAPFTVVSDLLKSDSVINGRIVNTASEAHRGAALDTPKFESSETGWSAYCRSKLANVLFTRFLDDRTEVGVYSVHPGVVLGSGLWRSFPSVLQRGAKILSPLFDSPEEAASNLVYLGAKEDVPDGYYFKNRKPSKPSREARRDENARQLLEWSHEVTDKTYLEG